From a region of the Trichoderma atroviride chromosome 6, complete sequence genome:
- a CDS encoding uncharacterized protein (SECRETED:SignalP(1-15)), producing the protein MKLFIAAALFTLGLAAPVTETKSHNIVARSTYSCPSGLTNSSPMCCSVNVLGLLALDCANVGEDGCHGAAKLNCCTLGLAGQGVICNEQ; encoded by the exons ATGAAGCTGTTTATTGCTGCCGCTCTCTTTACATTGGGCCTCGCCGCCCCCGTGACGGAGACCAAATCTCACAACATCGTTGCCCGCAGCACCTATTCCTGCCCCAGCGGCTTGACCAATAGTAGTCCCATGTGTTGCAGTGTTAATGTCCTTGGCCTGCTAGCCCTTGATTGCGCGAACG TTGGCGAAGACGGTtgccatggcgccgccaagctcAATTGCTGCACTCTTGGATTG GCTGGACAGGGGGTCATTTGCAATGAACAATAG